The Diceros bicornis minor isolate mBicDic1 chromosome 9, mDicBic1.mat.cur, whole genome shotgun sequence nucleotide sequence GGTAATGTGATCCTCATTGTGCATTAATATGCAGATAATGTCTATGTTTTGACAGTGTGTAAGGGGAGCACATGGAGGGGGTGTGAGCAGAGATGGGGGGATGTGAGGGTGGGGGGTTACATGGAGAGTATGTGTGGAGTGTGGAAAGGAGCGTGAGGTGTGTGGGGAGTGTGTACGCACGTGTGTGCATGCTCTCACAGTCCTGGACGCAGTGGAAACTATAGTGGGTGCCCAGACTTCCAGAACCTAAAAGATAGGTATTGAAGGCAAAAGGGGAATGGAAGGGCTCCATCCCCTCCCACTCTGAGCCTCCCCAGAGTAAAACTTGATGTTTAAGAGcaaggatttggagtcagacctggttttaaatcctaacccaaccctccCTAGCTGagggatcttggacaagttatttaacctcttgacatcactttctcatctgtaaaatgaggatgtttCTTAGCATCCATAAAGGGCTGAGCACAGTGTGACACAGCAGATATTCGATAAatgataacttaaaaaaattctagCCCATTGCTCAAAATGGATCCCAAAAGAAAATTGCACCATGGCAACAAACTAATCTCtaacaaagcaatttttaaatacaTCACATCCACATTCTACagcttctttatttttaacaggtttttttttttttggagtgggAGACCAGCATTTACAAACAATTCTTGATTACTTATGGCTCTTGGGACTAAAAATAGAGTGACACAAGAAATCCACAGAAGGATAGTCCCCACTGACTTCAACCTTTGACAAGCATTCTCACTTGTAAGCAGATAAGCTGGCTGGAGCTTTCCCCCTGACGGTGCCTGCCCCACCCTCTAACTAGGTGCCTGGAGGCTGAGAACTGGCCCCCACTCCCAGCAGGAGCAGCTCAGCAAGAGCGCTGAGTGCAATCTGCCCTGCAGGCTTGGTGAGAAATTTGCAGCTGGAAGCCTCAGCGCCTCTTTAGCCTTCAACATCAAAATCAATCATGATTTTAAGCATTGTGGGATTTTCTTGTAATTATTGGAGATTTAGCAAATAATTACTTTGGaattataaagcaaatatctAGCATAAATATGAGACCTACGTTACTTCACAGATTACCTAGAGAGCTTCTTAAAACCATTAAAAAAGTAATTCTGAGATCTTGGTCACAGTCACCCAAAGATTTCCTCCCCCTGCTGCAAGCAAGTTCCTGCTGTAAGTTAGGGACGGTTACTGAGTATTACAAGAATAATGCAAAATTGtttatgttcttaaaaataaaagtagtacacagccctcatttttttttttttttttttttggtagcctCTATAGCATTTCCCTGCTGATGCTATTCTAGCTGTGGATTACTCTGCTTGAATAGTGCTGAAATTCCCAGCACTTCTAACTGCTGGCTTCTTCACAGGAAAGACTCCCTAAGCCAAGGCTGGCTGCATCAGGAGGGCCTCAGGCTCTGTGGGGAGCCTTCTTGTGGTTATCATAGCTGACACCACCAATGCCCTCTAGTATATTCATGGGCAGAGGAAACACAATCGTGGAATTCTTCTCTGTGGCCACGGTGGTTAAGGTTTGTAGGTAACACAGTTGGAGGGCTATGGGGGACTCGGCCAGCACCATGGAGGCTGACTTCAGAGATTTAGAAGCATTCATTTCTCCTGCTGCTGCAAGGACCTAAAACGACAGAAATgaaagagttcagaaataaaagtTTACAACTGTGATAgtgctttctttttctgagtCTGTACTGAGACCTCACTCCCAGCCCCGCTTTGCCATACGTgtttcatctccttccttctttggcAAGAGTTTCACATCCTAATGTGACTACAGAATTTTGAGGGGGTCGCAGGAAGCGGGAAGATATTTTACGAATTATGAGTCCCTAGACTTCATTTTTGCATAAAATGAAAGCACTGTCTTTAACCCAGTCAAATACAGGGCCCTCCCCCCAGTGATGCTCTTCATCATTTTGGAGCCTCACCATCGCTGCGTTAGTTTTCAGAGAAGTCTGAAATTCAAGGCCTCTAATTGCCTTTTTTCCTGTCATTTTTACTTATCATAGGAgagttttgaattttattctgttgCCAGCTTAGTCTCATTCTTAGAATGTAAGCATTGTTTCAAGTTCTCTCTGCTCTTGATTTCAAGTAGCAGCAAGTGGCAGCCTGATAACACTTGCTTGTTGGAAATCTCTTAAGTACTGGGCTCCTCTTCTAGTTCTCAGAATGCCCAAGAAGAATTTGGAACTCAGCTGCCCCATCCATGGGAACTCACTGCCTGTGTGCAAAGCACCCTCCCATCCATCATGGGCAAGCCCACTGCTTGGAAGCTACTGGAGCTTAGCAGATGAAGCAGGGATGCGTAAGGAATGAGGGCAGAGGAAAACCTTCATTGGCTTACAAGTAAGATTCTGAAGAGGGTACAGGAAGGGCTTCTAATCTTAATTGGTTTCCGATTCTTCAGGAAACCCATCCACATAGACATGAAGGCTATAGATCCCACAGATGCAAGAACACTCGAGGCCAGGGTGTGCTTACATTTTGTAATTCTAACCTGGATTGTACTTAATCATCCCTCTTTTCATCCAGTACACTTAACACATTAGAACAAAGATGCTCAAAAGACGAGCACAAAGTTGgctacatcagaatcaccagctTTATAAAAATGCAGGTTCCTGGGCCCACTGGGACTCTGCTCACCGAGTCTGAGGTGAGGCCTGGGAACTGGTGTTTGCTGAGTTCAATTCTCTCTAGGAAACTCATGTGCAGCCAGAGTTGGGACTCACCTTGCTAAGTCACTGAGCAAGTTGCCGAGTGCCCCCTTGACCCAAGACCTGTTACCAAGCTTCCTCCAAGTACGTTAGGCTGCCCATTACCTTTTAAATCAGGGGGCAATTCTCAGTCAAAACTGTAAAACAGAAACACTTTTCTTATCAAAATAATTAAGGGAGCCTGATTTTCCATTCAAGCTCTATCCTCGTCTGCTCCAAGGTGAGCCAGCTTGCCCTCCAGTGTAGACGGAGTAGCCCTTACCCTGGCCCTTGCTTCCCGGGTGGCCTCGGCCTCAGCTGCCATGGACCTCTGCAACTGCACAGGAATCCGGACATCTTTGATTTCCACTCGGGCCACTCGGATCCCCCACAGCTCGGTGGCATCATCAAGTATCGTCTGTTTCCGAGTCAAAGGAAAGGACATTGATCAGAAGACAGGTGACGTGATGTACGTCTCTGATATGTTTTATACTGCAGGATAAATGCCTCTTCCccttcttcttttgtgtttacagCATTTGCAGTGAGACAGTCTGAGGAAAGGAATAGCAGTTCTTATTGCTCACTTCCTGAAATTGAAGTGAATCCCAGGAAGGATTCGGTAACAAAACTTGATAGATCTTTTAGAGGATGGTCTCCCAGCAGGATTCACTCCAAAACCAGCCCTAATGAAATATATACTGTCCATCTAGATTTGAGCAAATACCCCAAGTTTTCCTGTTGCTGACATCAAGCAGGCAGCAATGCATGGGTTTCTCAGACAGCTGGATTttgtcttggctctgccatttgcAGCTGTGAATTATTCggctagttacttaacctccctgattctcagttttctcacctattaAAGGTTTCcttttgggctggccctgtggcttagcggttaagtgcgtgtgctctgctgctggcggcccgggttcggatcccgggcgcacaccaacgcaccacttctccggccatgctgaggccgcgtcccacatacagcaactagaaggatgtgcaactatgacatacaactatctactggggctttgggggaaaaaataaataaataaataaaaataaaaaaatattaaagatttccTTTCAGGCCTGTCATGAGGTTTGGCAGTAACACATGTAAGGTATCTATCAGTGCCTAgcaaggactcaataaatattatcttgaGATATTATTTTTCTTGCTCCGTTTAACCTCTGCCCTGTGGCCAGTTTTAAACAAGGTAGCAAGATACGGTTTTTAGAGCAGAAGCAGCCTAAATCAAAGATATTCTTGTCCTTTGTAAAAGCTTAAAACCATTGAGGATCTCTTGCTTGTTAtcctggagagggagggatgagaaAGAATGCCTTGCAAAATAGTGAGATCACGTGGGCACTTCCCTcaaaggggagggggcagagataTTACCAATGGACAAGTGATCCCTTGCCTTTCTGTGTTCCCTGTAGAAGCCCAGGAGACCCTGAGACCTCACAGGAAACCAGTGACACGACTGCAGCCGGGGAAACATCTGAGTTGTCAAACTCACAGGGCTCTTACAAATGACACGGAGAGTGATCGTGCAGAACTGATATTATCTCACAAACCCTTACAGCCTTTGCGCTACATTAGGGACTGGAGGAGATGCCAAGAAGGACCAAAGGTGAATTTCCTTCCTAACTAACAGAAGGGAGACTCAGAATGAAAATTTAATtgatttaagaaaatacagaaatgtaaTTGTCCATAAACTAGGGTGTGCAAGAGGTGAGCTGGATCCCTGCTACAATCTCatcaacattttaattatgatgataTTAATATTGTGGTTGATATCGCTGGTATGACGTCAGATTTTCCAGGGATGGCAGGCCTGTGCTGACTCAACCGCATCCTCTTCTAACTGCCACACTCCACTGAAGCGCAGGCATACACGGCTGCGCTTCTTCTGGAGTAATCCTAGCTAAAAATAAATCTGGTCTCcgacctcctcagaaaaggctaaAGTGTACAATGCTAATTCATAATTTTGAATGCCAAAGAAAATGGATAAAGCACGTAATTCCAAGAGCTCCTTCCTCCTACCCAGATATTTAAATTTAACCTCGTgattataaagaaacaaaaccacaaactGAAGCCCATCTGTTTagagcagggtgtgtgtgtgtgtgtgtgtacgcacgcacatgcacgtgcacatgtgtgcacacggAGATGCTTTGAACTGCTGAGATTTGATAATCACTGAGgactaaaatgaatgaattaaagatgCAGGCTGTCAGTTCCCGGTGTCTTTACCTGGATGTTATGGGCGATCTCTTCTCTGCCAGCTAAGATTTGGGACAAGGTCTGTGTTCCCAAGACATTTCTTAGAGTGGTCTGAGCCAGCAGAAACGTAGCTTGGTGGACATCGTTGACATTAGCCACGGCCGAGACAGCACTATAGATTCTGTAATAGACAACTCCATCCACTTGAGTAGTCGCAGAGTCTCTGGTGAGGATCTGGAGAGCAAGTACAGAGAAAATCACATGTTTATGACTTTCACAACCATAGACAAAGTGTCAGCCAGCTCAGGAGCCTCTCCACAGGAGGAGGGCATTAATGACAACTCAGTCACCAAAAATCCGTCCTGGCTTGAATACAACATTGTCCTAGTTGATAACAAAATTCCTACACATGTGTGGTCTGTACCTCTCCCCGTAACTTCATGTCAGGGAAGTCTTATAGCCCATAGGCAGAGGCCCTTGATTAGCCATGGTGAGAACAGGCACTTTAGTTTTAAAAGGTCATGGTAGAACCTGCTGGAATTCTCCCTTCTAAACAGAGATAGAACCCCTGTTTCCCTGATActagaaatatttttggttttcagtttttttaatatatatatatatttgtgtgtgtgtgaggaagatcagccctgagctaacatccgtgccaattctcctcttttttttttttttgctgaggaagactggccctgggctaacatccatgcccatcttcctccactttatacgggatgcccccacagcacagcctgacaagcggtgcatcggtgcgcgcctggaatccaaacccaggccgccagcagcagagcaccggcacttaaccactacgccacggggccggcccccttatatatatatgtatttttattgatgtcttaatagtttataacattgtgaaattttggttgtacatttttgtttgtcgatcaccatacacatgtctcccttcacttggttttcagtttttatcAGACTTGTTGAACAGCAGTGCTTCTTAGAAAACATAGATGGCACCAGAGATCGTGTACTGTAttcatataaagaaaaatcaatttagcTTTACATAGAGGCTCTGCATTAATCATTCTAAATAATGC carries:
- the LOC131410405 gene encoding stomatin-like protein 3, encoding MGLILVLPCIDVFVKVDLRTVTCNIPPQEETQSRLNNDVCMPLVGTAVLTLGFTPAMRELGMLSDLSWAFSGSMILTRDSATTQVDGVVYYRIYSAVSAVANVNDVHQATFLLAQTTLRNVLGTQTLSQILAGREEIAHNIQTILDDATELWGIRVARVEIKDVRIPVQLQRSMAAEAEATREARARVRATPSTLEGKLAHLGADEDRA